The genomic interval CATCGCTCGCCCCCTGCCACGACGGCGGAGTCGGAGCCGCCGGCGGCCGCATCCCCGACGTGCACGGGGTCGCGCTCGCTCGGGCGGCCGCGCAGGCGCGCCCAGCGCTCGCGCAGCCACGGGGAATCGGCCCACACGCCCTGCGGACGGAGCAGGATGAGCGCGAGCAGCAGCACGCCGTAGAGCAGGAGGCGCCAGTCCGCGAGCGGGCGGAAGAGCTCGGGGACGCCGACCAGCACGGCGGCTCCGACGATGGCCCCGAGCGGCGTGCGGAGCCCGCCGAGGATCGCGATCGTCACGGCGAGGACCGACAGCGACACGTCGAACTGCTTCGGTTCGATGAACGTGACCTGCACGGCGTAGAGCGCACCGGCGAAGCCGGCGAGCACGGATCCCAGCCCGAACGCGAGCGACTTGTAGGACGCGGGGTGCAGGCCGGCGGACGCTGCGGCGACCTCGTCCTCGCGCACCGCGGCCCAGACGCGCCCGAGCCGGGAGGAGCCGAGTCGCAGCACGAGGACGACGCCCACGAGCAGGAGGCCGAGTGTGAGCCAGTACATGGAGTCGGCGCTGCCGAGCCGCACGCCGAAGAGCTCGGGCCGCGGGATCGCGGAGATCCCGCGGGACCCTGCGGTGAGCTCGGGAAGATTGAGCGCGAGCGCCGCGACGAAGGCTCCGGCCGCGAGGGTCGCCATCGACACGTAGTGGCCCCGCAGCCGCCACGTCGGCGCCGTGAGGATCACCTGCAGCACGCCGGCCGCGAGCCCGGCGGCGAGGAAGCTCGGCCAGAACCCCCAGTCGTATCTCGTGACGAGGATCGCCGAGGTGTAGGCGCCGATCGCGAGCGCCCCGGCCTGGCCGAGCACGATCTGACCGGCGAAGCCGCCGGCGAGCGTGATGGACAGGGCGAACAGCGCGTAGATCCACACCTGACTGCCGGCCCGGAGGAAGTAGTCGCTCGCGATGAGCGGGAGCAGCGCGAGCACCGCGGCGGCCGCGACCCCGAGCCATGGCGGCAGGCGGAGCGGTTTGCCCGCCCCGAAGAAGGTGCCCGTCATCGGTTCGCTCGCGATGCTCGGCACGCGGCCGAGCAGCCCGCCCGGCCTGATCCAGAGCACCAGCAGAAGCGATCCGAAGGTGATGAGCTGCCGCACCGAGTCCCCCCAGAGCGAGACGCCGAGGGCCTCGGCGACCCCGAGGAGGAGGCCTCCGATCACGGCGCCGGCGATGGATCCGAGGCCGCCGATGGTCGCCGCGGCGAAGCCCTGGAGCCCCGCGAGGAAGCCCATGCCGGGCGACACGTTCGAGGTGTACATGCCCACGAGCAGGCCCGCGATCCCGCCGAGTGCTGAGGCGATCACGAAGGAGAGCGCCTGGATCCGTTCGACCGGGATCCCCATCTGCTGCGCGGCCTCCTGGTCCTGCGAGGTCGCGCGGATCGCGCGACCGGTCTTGGTGCGGCCGAGCAGCCACGCGAGGGCCGCGACGCAGACGAGGCTCACCCCGATGATGACGAGCGAGAGCGTGCCGAAGCGGAAGCCGAAGAGCTCGAAGTTGTCGCGCGGGAATGCGCTCTCGAGCCGGCGGGTCTGCGCGCCGAAGATCTTGAGCGAGAGGTTGTCGAGGATGACGCCGACCGCGAAGGTCGCGAGCAGGACCGCGATCCCAGGGGCGCGCCGCAGCGGGCGGACCGCCAAGAGGTACACGGCCCAGCCGAGGAGGCCCGTGATCGCGATCACGGCGGGGGCGACGAGCCAGATGGGCAGTCCCGCGGGGCCCGAGAGCCACCAGGAGAGCATGGCGCCGATCGCGAAGACGGCACCGTGCGCGAAGTTGACGATGTTCGACACCCCGAACACGAGGGAGACCCCGACGGCGATGAGCGCGTAGGCGCTCCCTCCGACGAGGCCGGCGAGCAGGATATCCACGGTGGTACTCCGGGCGGACGGCGAGCGGCGCCCGCGAGGGCGCCGCTCCGCGGGATGGGCGGGGTTACTGGATGGTGAAGGCGCCGTCCGCGATGACGAGCGGGAACTGCTCGGCATCGCTCACGCGGCGCGTGTCGTCCAGGGTGTACTCCCCGTAGAGGATGGAGGTGAAGGGCTCGCCGTCGTCGAGCGCGTCGCGCAGGCCCTGACGCGTGAGCTCGTCCGCGCGCTCGGCGCCCTGCGCCACGGCGTACAGGGCGTCGTAGGCGCGGATCGCGTAGTCGCTCGGGGTCGGCTCGCCGGTGGCCGCCTCGAAATCGCTGATGAACTGCTGCACGGCCGGATCGTCGTTCTCAGGGGTGAAGTAGCTGAGGGTCCGCACGCCCTCGGCGGCGTCGCCGGCGAGCTCGATGAACTGCTGGTTGTAGATCGAACTGATCCCGACGATCGGCGTGTCGATGCCGAGCTCGCGCGCCTGGCTCGTGATGAGCGCGCCGTCGGCCGCGTAGGAGATGAGCACGATGACCTCGGGGTCGGTCTTCTGCGCGGCGAGGAGCAGCGGCCGGAAGTCGGTGCTCTCGGGGTCGTACGCCGTGGCGTAGACCTCGTTCAGCCCGTACTCCTGCTCGCCCTGCTGGAAGAAGCCGTAGGTCTCCTGCCCCCAATCGGTGTCGTGGTAGAAGACCGCCGCGTCGGTGCCCGTCTCCGCGGCGAACTCGGCGAGGCGGGGCGCCTCGAACTCCTGGGAGACCCAGGTCGCGAAGACGAAGTCGCCGGGATCGGTGACGTCGGGGCCCGAGGCGGAGAAGGCGAACTGCACGAGGCCGGCGTCCTGGTACAGCTGGCTCGCGGCGGACGTGGCGGGCGTGCCGAAATCCCCGAGCACCGCCAGGATCGACGCGTCGTCGATGAACTTCTGCGCGACCTGGGGCGCCTGCGCGGGATCGGCCTGCGTGTCCTCGTACACGAGCTCGACGTCGCGGCCGTCGATGCCGCCGTCGGCGTTCAGCTCGCTCGCGGCGAGATCGAGGCCCTGCCGGAAGTACTCGCCGTACTGCGCGGAGTTGCCGGTGTCGGGCAGCGCGACGCCGAAGCGGACCGGCTCGTCGCTGCCGCCCTCGGCGTCGCTCGACGGGGACGAGCAGGCGGCGAGGCCGAGCGCGAGCGCTGCGGTAGCGCCGGCCGCGAGGGCCCGGCGAAGACGTGACGACATGGCGAAACTCCTCTGATCAGGGAACGTCGGCGACGCGCAGCTGCTCGCCGGTGAATGCACAGCATCCCATTCGAACGCCTCATCCTCGGAGAAGATGAAGCAATATGACATATAAGCACAGCTGTTCCTCGAGAATCAATTTGGCAAGCGGCCACCCGGCGTGGGATAACCGAGGAGTGACCACCCCCGCGATCGCGCTCATCGGGGCCGGCGTGCGCGGAACCGCGGCGCTCGGCCGCCTCGCCGCGCGCCTGCGGTCCGCCGCCGGCGAGACCGTGCTCGACGTGCACGTCGTGGATCCGTTCCCCCCGGGCTCGGGCCGGATCTGGCGGGAGGACCAGCCCGCCTCCCTCGTGATGAACACCGTGCCCGCGCAGTCGACCGTCTTCGACGATCCATCCCTCGCGTTCGATGCCCCGTTCCCCGGCCCCCACTTCGCCGAGTGGTGCGCGGAGGTCGCCGCCGGGACCATCACGGGCGTGCCGGAGGCGATGCGCCGGCTGGCCCGCGGCACCGCGCCGTGGGGCTTCCCCTCGCGGGCGCTCTACGGGCACTACCTGCGCTGGGCGTACGGGCGCTTCCGCGACGCGCTGCCCGCAGGGGTCCGCGTTCACGAGCACCGCGCCCGCGCGACGGGGATCTCGCGCGTCGACGGCCGCTTCCGCGTGGAGCTCGGCGCCGAGGGAGCCTTCCCCGCCGACGGCGTGCTCCTCGCTCTCGGGTGGCTCCCGCGGGATCCGGGAAACGGCCACGATCTGCCTTCGGAGAACCCGATCGACCAGCCCGTCGCGCGGATCGCCCCGGGCGAGCGCGTCGCGGTGCGCGGAGTCGGCATGGGCTTCACCGATCTGCTCGGGCTCGTCACCGAGGAGCGCGGGGGCGTCTACTCCCCCGACCCGGAGGCCGGTCGGCGCAGCGCCCTCCGCTACGCCCCGTCGGGCCGCGAACCGCGCCTCATCGCGGGTTCGCGCAGCGGCGCGCCGTTCCTGGCGAAGCCCGCCTTCGGCCGCGTGCCGCCGCCGGCGCGGCTCGATTTCCTCGGCGCCGCGATCCCCGAGCTCGTCGCCCGTCGTCCGGTCGACTTCGCGCGCGAGGTGCTGCCGCTCATCGAGCGGGATGCCGCGGCGGAGTACCACCGCGCACTCGCCGGGCTCGAACCGTCGGCCTACGCCGTCGAGCCGACGGCACTGCTCGACGCGCTCGATGCGGCGAGCGCGACGGGATGCGCGGCGGACGCGCTTCCCGACTGGCGGGCCCTCGAACGCGCGCTGATCCCCGACCCGGCGAAGCGGTTCGATCCCGAGCGCGTCGCCGCGCCCTGCGCCGCCTCCGAACCCGACGCACTCGACGCCGAGATCGCGGGACGCATCGCCGCGGACGCCGCGGAGGCCGCCCTCGGCTCGGGCAGCCCCTGGAAACGGGCGCTGCACGTCTACCAGGCCGCGCGGGCGGCGATCATCCCGGTGACGGATTTCGGCGGATGCACGGAGGAGAGCCGCCCCGCGCTCCGGCGCTTCCTCGAGATCGCAGGCCTCATCGGGAGCGGTCCGCCGCTCTTCCGCGTCGAGCAGCTGCTCGCGGCGCATCGGGCGGGGATCGTCCGTTTCGCCGGAGCGGGCTTCCGCGTCGAGGAGACGCCGCGCGGGCGCGTGGCCACGAGCCGGGCCGCGCCGAGGGGACGCACACCGGTCGACCGGGTCGTCGACGCCCATCTCGGCCTTCCGGATCCGACACGGATCTCGGATCCGCTCCTCGACGGACTGCTGGCCTCGGGCCTCGCGAGGCTGTGGGA from Leucobacter allii carries:
- a CDS encoding FAD/NAD(P)-binding protein, with product MTTPAIALIGAGVRGTAALGRLAARLRSAAGETVLDVHVVDPFPPGSGRIWREDQPASLVMNTVPAQSTVFDDPSLAFDAPFPGPHFAEWCAEVAAGTITGVPEAMRRLARGTAPWGFPSRALYGHYLRWAYGRFRDALPAGVRVHEHRARATGISRVDGRFRVELGAEGAFPADGVLLALGWLPRDPGNGHDLPSENPIDQPVARIAPGERVAVRGVGMGFTDLLGLVTEERGGVYSPDPEAGRRSALRYAPSGREPRLIAGSRSGAPFLAKPAFGRVPPPARLDFLGAAIPELVARRPVDFAREVLPLIERDAAAEYHRALAGLEPSAYAVEPTALLDALDAASATGCAADALPDWRALERALIPDPAKRFDPERVAAPCAASEPDALDAEIAGRIAADAAEAALGSGSPWKRALHVYQAARAAIIPVTDFGGCTEESRPALRRFLEIAGLIGSGPPLFRVEQLLAAHRAGIVRFAGAGFRVEETPRGRVATSRAAPRGRTPVDRVVDAHLGLPDPTRISDPLLDGLLASGLARLWDAGGDAAPALEITADTSALVDAAGAAVPGLHSVGPLHEELRRFTIIAPIPGARSTVLREIDAAVAALLAVAAGSPHAAEEAVRA
- a CDS encoding ABC transporter substrate-binding protein → MSSRLRRALAAGATAALALGLAACSSPSSDAEGGSDEPVRFGVALPDTGNSAQYGEYFRQGLDLAASELNADGGIDGRDVELVYEDTQADPAQAPQVAQKFIDDASILAVLGDFGTPATSAASQLYQDAGLVQFAFSASGPDVTDPGDFVFATWVSQEFEAPRLAEFAAETGTDAAVFYHDTDWGQETYGFFQQGEQEYGLNEVYATAYDPESTDFRPLLLAAQKTDPEVIVLISYAADGALITSQARELGIDTPIVGISSIYNQQFIELAGDAAEGVRTLSYFTPENDDPAVQQFISDFEAATGEPTPSDYAIRAYDALYAVAQGAERADELTRQGLRDALDDGEPFTSILYGEYTLDDTRRVSDAEQFPLVIADGAFTIQ
- a CDS encoding ABC transporter permease; this encodes MDILLAGLVGGSAYALIAVGVSLVFGVSNIVNFAHGAVFAIGAMLSWWLSGPAGLPIWLVAPAVIAITGLLGWAVYLLAVRPLRRAPGIAVLLATFAVGVILDNLSLKIFGAQTRRLESAFPRDNFELFGFRFGTLSLVIIGVSLVCVAALAWLLGRTKTGRAIRATSQDQEAAQQMGIPVERIQALSFVIASALGGIAGLLVGMYTSNVSPGMGFLAGLQGFAAATIGGLGSIAGAVIGGLLLGVAEALGVSLWGDSVRQLITFGSLLLVLWIRPGGLLGRVPSIASEPMTGTFFGAGKPLRLPPWLGVAAAAVLALLPLIASDYFLRAGSQVWIYALFALSITLAGGFAGQIVLGQAGALAIGAYTSAILVTRYDWGFWPSFLAAGLAAGVLQVILTAPTWRLRGHYVSMATLAAGAFVAALALNLPELTAGSRGISAIPRPELFGVRLGSADSMYWLTLGLLLVGVVLVLRLGSSRLGRVWAAVREDEVAAASAGLHPASYKSLAFGLGSVLAGFAGALYAVQVTFIEPKQFDVSLSVLAVTIAILGGLRTPLGAIVGAAVLVGVPELFRPLADWRLLLYGVLLLALILLRPQGVWADSPWLRERWARLRGRPSERDPVHVGDAAAGGSDSAVVAGGER